GACGATTGCCTCTGTAATCTGGACACTCAATGCCAACTGTACCATCAAGAGTATACAGCTCCTTGGTGACCTCAAACTTACTTCTCTCCTGAGCTAACCTGACAAACCCTGGACTCAAAGCAAAATCTATGAGCTCTATTGGAAAGTACTCAGAAAATGCCAGGCCCAGCAGGCAGGTGAGCAGGTGTTCTGGGTATCGGTTGAACTCAGGCATCTTTCTGTGAATCTCATTTATCAGGCTAGAATAAAACTCTTCTGCATTGGGTGGCTTATAATTCAGAGTTCCAAATGACCACAGAATCTTGGCAACATCTTTACTTCGACAGTATGCTACCCTAGGAGGCAAAGAAGCAGCCACAGCATTCATTACCCCTTCATCCAGGATGCGTAAGGCCGAGCAGGCAAGAGTCAGGTGCATGACACCTTGAACTCCCAGGGAAGGAATTCGCTGAGGAGCAATCTGTCCAAACTGCTTCATGAAATTTACGTGATCCACATGAGTGAAACggaacattttaagaatattcaCTAAGGCGTAACTACTCAGATGCTGCATGTCAGCACAAGCCAGGTCTCCAATTTTCCGCATGACAAATTCAGAGAGACTACTACttgatttaaaaaaccccaaacagatTGTACCAACCTCCTCTAAATTGATCAAATCTATATACTTGAGGATTAATGATTCCAATTTTTTCATTAGGTCCTGGGGTGCCTGACGACTTTCACCTATAATATAAATTAAGTGAATCAGCTGGGACAAGGATAGCTCTTTCCAGTGCAAATTAAGATaactaaaaaagatttttaaaaaccgaGGTACTCTGCGGCCCAAGTACCGCCAGAGGTCAGCCACCAAGAGAAGTTGGTCCAGACTCACCTCCCATACCTTATGGCAAAATTTGGTTTCAAACACATCTAGCATTGAATGGGAATGAGGAATTCCTAAACTGACAAAGGCTTTCAAAATACTGATCAGATCTGGGGCATCAAAGAGATTTATGTTTTTCACACTCAGCTGGCAGAGCAGAGCAAAGCTGGCACTGGACAGCAAAACACGATGCTGCTCTGCAGGCAAAGAGCTCAGCTTACAAAAATAGTCAGCAATAATTTGAGGCTGGAGATTATCTTGATAAACTGTGACTTTGTGCAAAATTAGTTCACCTTCTGAAACAGACAGGGGCTGACAAGTCTCAGACCTGTTATAGCTGTGAAGCTGGTATTCTGGTCTTAGCTGTAGGAAAACTCGAGGGTCTTCAAAGGAATCAAAAGTTTCTACATCCTCTTCATCAACTCTCATGGCCCTGGGTGAGCCCGGCTTCAACGTGCTGGCCTTAGAGGCAGAAGCCCTGCTGAATTCCAAACCGGGGAGGGTACTGCTAATTGTCATTATTCTCCCAGAAGCAGAGGTGCTACAAATGTTAACTTTTTTGGCAGGATGGCAGAGGCTGTTTTCTGGAGAGTCCTGTCCTTTGCGCCATGTGCAGCTTCTCATATTCCAACATGCCACACTTTGGGTTGCACTGTAGGTAAAAGGATTGCAAAAAGCTCTATATCTTAAAGGTTTTAACAGCTTGAGAGTGGCTGCCATTCTGGTGTCAGTACTGATCATTTTGGTAGTCAGAACACAGTCCTCACAGGTTTGACCAAGCAATTTCTTGTTTACATGGTTCTTGATTAGAGCTGGATGGGAAGGCATTCCACAGAAACTGCCTGGAAATCTTCGGCATATCACAAGAGCCATGGATCACAAATGACTGGGCCAGAATTGGTGCCAGATACTGAAAGAAGGGTAGATGAAGAGTAAGTGGCTTCCACCTATCATAATACCAAAATTTACACACtataaaaaatggattaaaactaCACCACTGTCCACTCAAGTAAGTTCAATGCTGGTGAACGCCCAAACCACAAGACAGCATACATCAAGGATAAACCCCATGTACCTTGCATAAAGGCACAGGAAAGCCCCAAACCCAAGGTACTATTGGGCAGTTCTTCAGACTGCTCCTCAGTCTGAACTTCCTTTGTCCTCTGGACAGACTTCCTTTATGCTTAGAAACAGCTGTTCCACTAACATCCAACAGGAAGGAGGCAGGCAGATttccaaaaagaaagctgggaacAAAAGTGAACAATCTATTCCACCCCTTTGATATCAACACATAAAGAGCATACTTGGAGAATAAAAAAGTTGGTAAAAGCTGCCATACTAACAGCTAAAGTCAAAAGTGGGATTTGGGGTAAAGTTTAATTAATTATACCCACAATAACGTTCCCTGTTCCTCCTTTTGATTACAGAATTTGGTTGTTCTAATGCTGCTCCTGTACCTCTTAGAAGATGCCTATTCACCTTCCAGACCTCTCCAGTCTAAATCACTATCACAGAGTAGTCATGTACTTGGGAAGTAAACTCAAAAACTCactcacaaggaatgaaattgtgccatttgcagacatggatagacctagagaccatcatacacagtgaattaagtcagaaagagaaaaacaaatatcatataatatagcttatatgtggaatctacaaaaaatggtacagatgaacttatctgcaaagaagaaatagagacacagacatagaaaacaaatgtatggataccaagggtggggagtgggatgaactgggagattgggattgacatatatacactactatgcataaaatagataactaatgagaacctactgtacagcacagggaactcgactcagTGCTctactgtggtgacctaaatgggaaggaaaactaaaaaagaggggatatatgtatatgtataactgattcactttgctatatagcagaaactaacacagcattgtaaagcaacgatactccaataaaaatttaaaaaaaaaacctcacccactttggtgggggagggcagaaggTCCAGGCCCTACTCACTGTCAATTCATGGGTGGGACACAAAGAGCATCTCAAAGCTGGGCTCAGGGAGCACCAATTCATGCAACTGCCCTGCTGACAAGGGGGCAGCACAGCTTTCCTCTGGAGGAGGCAGATTAGCAATGCTTCCAGTGAGTCAGGTGTTGATTATCCTGCCTGTGAGCAGCCCAAGTCCCATTTTTCTCCTATAGTAGAAACCATGAGAGGGTATGAAAATGACTCCGCTGTACTCTTGCTTTCAATGTTTATTGTCTTTCCCTCCACTTGAGAAATGCCAAGGTCTgacaaagaaaacccagggagCCCTAAGCTGCCAAGATATGGACCAGACAGGGCTCTTGCTGCAGAAAACCCCATGAGGGTTCTGAGGGTGCCAGAATGACTTTCTGAAAATGCCTAAGCTACTCCCGTCAGTCCCTTCCTTCCAGAGCCCACAGTATAATAAATAGAGGACTGCAGGGCAGGCCAGTAGCTTTTTTCAGGTAGCCCAGCTACACAGGCTTCTCTGGATGGCAGAAATGTACGCTCTAATTTCTTTGTGAACCAGAACGGAATTCTCTCATGCCAAATCTTTATACGCTTGGTTTCTTACTGTGGCCAGGGGACCATTCTGCCCACTATGTTTCAATCTGTGGGTCCAGATGCTATAGATCAGGTGTTAGCAAACTATGGCTCAGAGCCCAAATCTAGCCCTCCATCTGTTTTTCTAAGTAAAGTTTTATCGGAACATAGCCAGGCCATTTGTTaaatattgtctatggctgctttctcaCTACAAGAGCAGAGTTGAGTAATTTTGGCAGAGAATATACGGCctacaaagcataaaatatttactatctggctctttacagaaaaagtttgctacaGACCATTAGCTTACTCCTATGAATGCATACggccaactttttaaaaattagaagacatCAGAAAAACagtactgaaataattttttctttaacacttaGATGATAATTAAAGATTTATGCCTCAAAATAGTCACTAGGAATCTCAATTAATATTGCAGCACAGGCATGGTGGGAACAAAGGAGAGAGCAATTAATGGAACTCTTCAGCTGACAGAACAGGGCTTTTAAGAATACCTGTttcagaggacttccctggtggtccagtggttaagaatccaccttccaatggaggggatgtgggttcgatccctggtcggggaactaagatcccacatgccacagggcaactaagcccgcatgccacaactactgagcccgcgcactctggagcctgcgtgccacgagagagaagcctgcacaccgcaatgcccgcatgccgcaacaaaggtcctgcatgctgcaactgaaacctgacgcagccaaagaaagaaaaaaagaaagaaagaaagaatacctGTTTCGGAACCTGGAATCTAAATTTAGTTCAACACAACGTGCAACTAAAGCAATTGTTCAAAGTCCTTCTTCTCATCTTGGGAACTAGATCTgaagaaataacttaaaaaaaaaaaaaaaaaagacaaaaaaaattttttttaacaatagcaAAAAACTGAAAACCCATATGTCTCTCCAGAACAAGGAGGGTGATTTACAGAATAAGTGTGTGTCAGGCATCAACACATGGAAAAGTACATACAAATAGTCAGTGGAACAAACAGAACACAACAAGTGCcatcacttaaaatatactgGGTTGGcaaaaaagttcattcgggttttcccaaataaactttttggccaacccaataattatATAAAAGGAAAGTAACTATGTAGCTTCTTTGTTGGGAGACTTTCTGCTACACCTTTgataaattcacttttttttcctttttactgggGTTAAAACTGTTAAATACAAGAGTACATGgattaatttaacaaatacttttataaataatataatattaaagcacattaaataatttaagttaCTGCAATTAATACTACCTAAGAGTACTTAATGAGATTACTGTATGTGGTCctgaaatgaacaaaagaacCATGTGGAACATCGTTTGACTGGTGTAGATCCAGTGTTTTGAATTGATGTGGCTCTTTTTGATACAagctaagggacttccctgctggtccagtgataagacttcacgcttccaatgcaggggggcgcgggttcaatccctggtctgggaactaagattccacatgctgcatggcacagccaaaaaaaaaaaaaaaaaaaaaagaaaaaaaaatacaggctaaGTCCCAAGATGGAAATAGCAAGAGCCACAATTGTCTCAGGGTCTCCACTGTGCCAAGCCTTGAAAAAGCTGCTTTATCTGCATCAGTTCcaatcgttaaaaaaaaaaagaaaaaaaagaaaaaaaaataaaggctaagTCCCAAGATGGAAATAGCAAGAGCCACAATTGTCTCAGGGTCTCCACTGTGCCAAGCCTTGAAAAAGCTGCTTTATCTGCATCAGTTCCAATcgttacaacttttctgtaaggtAAGTTTTATTATCTCCATATTGTTGATAAGGAAAAAGAGTTTTCACAAGATTAAGAAACCTGCTGAAGATTACACAGCCAAGGGACAGAATGGGGTTTGACATCACATCAAAGATTATCTGATTCCAAAACCCACATTGCTAGTGTGTTGGAGAGACAAGAAGGGGAGTCAGATTCCAGacaggggtgtggggaggaccCCAAACAATCTATACGGTTTCCAGGTGCCAGGAAGCTAGAGGACTAGAACTGGGTGAGCCCAAAAGCCCCTCATACCTCTAATAGTCTAAGATCCTAGCTATCACTAGTATACACTacttataaaaagaacaaaaagaggactttcctggtggcgcagtggttgggagtccgcctgccgatgcaggggacacgggttcgtgccccggtctgggaagatcccacaggccgccgagcagctaggcccgtgagccatggctgctgagcctgcgcgtccggagcctgtgctccgcaacaggagaggccacaacagtgagaggcccgcataccgcaaaaaaaaaaaaaaaaaaaaaaaaaaaaaaacaaaagaacaaaaagaaaatctcaaagacCAAAATCTACATGAAGGAATGAGTTTACAAGATGCCCCAGTATTAAGGTAAAGAGAACTATAATTGAAGTTTATACATAAGTTCAACATAGAAGGGAAGTAAAGGGAAACCCCAAGATAATGATGAAGGAAGATCCCAGGACTACAGCTGTGAGCAGACACAAAGAGCAACCAGTTTATGCTGGAGGAGATGGATATTACATAGGAGAGAAGATTTACATTTCTGATGGGTAATCTGAGGATGAACAAGTAATAGGTAGATGGAAAACCAAgccaataacagcaacaaaaatgattaattccaaaCAACACAAAAAAGTTGTATAAGACAGAAAATGTTATCATATTACTCTCCTAACTCAGCTGTAAACAATATTTACATAATCTTACTTATATAAACCTTGAATATCTGCCTCACCAAAAATTATGAGCAGCCTATGTCAGGACATTAAAGGGAGGGGAAGTGGGGTAGAAGAAAACTGAGTAGTGATACAAGAGACCTAGAGCATCAAAGTCCATAACAAAGAAGTCAGAAAATtttatagacatagatatatcctagaaatcaagaaacagaaacacaaatgttatttagaaatacacCAATGAATGCCAAAAGAAACAGGCAAATAGTTGAAAAGTGACTCTGGGTAACAAAAATGGAGGGAGAAATGAAAGGGAATTAATTTTAGTGTTATAAGATCTGTCAaactatttgccttttttttttggcggcgctgcatggcttgtggaatcttagttcctggaccagggattgaacctgtgccctcggcagtgaaagtgcagagtcctaaccactgggccaccagggaatttaACTACATaagccatgtatttttttttcttaataaatttatttatttatttatttttggctgcgttggatcctcgttgctgcacgcggactttcttttagttgcggcgagtgggggctactcttcggtgtggtgtgtgggcttctcttgttgcggagcacaggctctaggtgcacgggcttcagtagttttggcgcatgggcttagtagttgtggctcatgggctctagagcacaggctcaatagttgttgGACACGGGCTTCGCTGCTNNNNNNNNNNNNNNgggctctagagcacaggctcaatagttgtggcacacgggcttagctgctccgtggcatgtgggatcttcccagaccagggctcgaacccgtgtcccctgcattggcaggtggattcttaaccactgtgccaccagggaagcccccagccatgtatttttaatttaaaaacttaaatttacaAAACGCATGTTCTAACAGGAAATTAAAGTGTTCTTCAACAAGACaatcagggacttctctggtggtccagtgggtaagactctgcgctgccaatgcaggggatccaggttccatccctggtcagggaactagatcccgcatgacgcaatgaagatcccacgtgctgcaactaagacccagtgcagccaaagtaaataaataaaaataaatattttaaaaaaaaagacaatcagtGAATAGAGAAAGcaaccttgggacttccctggtggtgcagtggttgggagtctgcctgccaatgcaggggacgtgggttcgagtcctggtcccggagaatcccacatgccgcggagcagctgagcccatgcgccacgactgctgagcctgtgctctagagctctcgagccacaactactgggcctgtgtgccacaactgttgaggcccacgtgcctggagcccacgctccacaacaggagaagccactgcatgagaggtccatgcaccgcaacgaggagtggtcctcactcgctgcaactggagggagcctgtgtgcagcaatgaggacccaacacagccaaaaaaattaaataaataaataaataaataattttttttttaaaagaaagaaagcaacctACATACTCAAGGAAAATGCTGAAAAGTTATTTCTAGTACAAGCACTTTCTATTGTCTGTAGAACTTCTCTGTGGATGCCCAGTAACAGAATGatgacaaaataaataatcttagAGCCATGCAGAGTAAATTGCAAATGGCAAACAGCAGCTACT
This region of Physeter macrocephalus isolate SW-GA chromosome 14, ASM283717v5, whole genome shotgun sequence genomic DNA includes:
- the FASTKD5 gene encoding FAST kinase domain-containing protein 5, mitochondrial, giving the protein MALVICRRFPGSFCGMPSHPALIKNHVNKKLLGQTCEDCVLTTKMISTDTRMAATLKLLKPLRYRAFCNPFTYSATQSVACWNMRSCTWRKGQDSPENSLCHPAKKVNICSTSASGRIMTISSTLPGLEFSRASASKASTLKPGSPRAMRVDEEDVETFDSFEDPRVFLQLRPEYQLHSYNRSETCQPLSVSEGELILHKVTVYQDNLQPQIIADYFCKLSSLPAEQHRVLLSSASFALLCQLSVKNINLFDAPDLISILKAFVSLGIPHSHSMLDVFETKFCHKVWEVSLDQLLLVADLWRYLGRRVPRFLKIFFSYLNLHWKELSLSQLIHLIYIIGESRQAPQDLMKKLESLILKYIDLINLEEVGTICLGFFKSSSSLSEFVMRKIGDLACADMQHLSSYALVNILKMFRFTHVDHVNFMKQFGQIAPQRIPSLGVQGVMHLTLACSALRILDEGVMNAVAASLPPRVAYCRSKDVAKILWSFGTLNYKPPNAEEFYSSLINEIHRKMPEFNRYPEHLLTCLLGLAFSEYFPIELIDFALSPGFVRLAQERSKFEVTKELYTLDGTVGIECPDYRGNRLSSHLQQKALEMLWNLARKDMNSKPEFLEALFLLETMLGGPQYVKHHMILPHTRSSDLEVQLDVNMKPLPFNREATPTEDVAKLRLKHVGISLTDDLMNQLLKGKSRGHLQGETESDSGQQPMKLEEEAAIPMWGSLCSTADRLEAMEMDGLCPPACRQAPQVKLAIQLTNKNQYCYGSRYLLGLHNMKRRQLNQLGYRVVELSHWEWLPLLKRTRLEKLAFLHEKVFTSAL